Genomic DNA from Scatophagus argus isolate fScaArg1 chromosome 15, fScaArg1.pri, whole genome shotgun sequence:
TGGTTTGATGTCTGGCCTTAGAAAAATAGTGTTGCCCTGGAAACTGTCCTGGAAATAAACATTTGGGATGATGCTGAGAGATAGTTTTGTAAACTGTGAGAAGGGAGACTCTTTACTTTGTCTTGTGAtcttgtgagtgtttgtgtgtacctgATATGTATTCGGATGAGCACAGTGACTGGAGCTTCCAGGTTGTGACAGGCTCATAGGAGGCATGGCTTTCAGCATCATGTTGTGCATTATGATCTGGTGCATCTGGGCGTTTTGCATCAGCATCAGTTCCACCATGTCTACACACACAATACCCAAACAGTTTCCAACATGAACACAGAGAGATTCAGACAAGATAGATCTTAATTTAGTGTTGCATACCCTCTTTTATGCTGCCTGAGCGTGTTACAGGGAAGGGCTGAGGTGGGGGAATCTGAGTAATCAGCGGCTGCTGTTGTGGCAGCTGTTGTATGATGGTGGCAGGCTGCTGGGGtatctgcagagagaaagaaagacaggggAAATTGTTGCCTGTTTCACATATTTAATTTGCACTATTCTTACACTATACTGGAACTCACTGCAAATGAGTCTGCAAGCTAGTCAGTACGAATGTCCAATATTAAAGAAAATAGATGGgcaaaaatagaagaaaagaaGGGGATCAGGAGCAGGAAAAGGAGATTAAATACACTTAAGAGACCAAATAGAAACAGAGTAACAGATCTGGGGGATTTGGGGTATTTCTGAGATTAAATGCGGAGTGTCTCACAGTCTGTTGGATGATGCGCGGAGGCTGAGGCGGGGCAGGTGGTTGAGGGGGCAGGGAGGGCAGAACAGGGGCTGGCTGGTAGAGTGGGAGCGATGGAGGTGGCTGAGGGGCCCTGAAGAAATGTGACTTGTACGGTCTTTGTGACCCTTCCCAGGTGTGAGGTCTATGGAGGTCCTCCAACATGTGCTGCTCCTGCACAGATCATACACTCTtgcaatgacaaaaaataaatgcttaagATGTTGATTAACTGCTCAGTCTTGTGGGGaatatttttagtgttttgtcATTAGTTTTGTCTTCATCTTAATGTAAGGAATTCcattaatgtgtaaataaacaaaaatgtgtgtgtctaatgCCTAAAAGAATTTATACAAACCCTGAGTCTTTGCAGTAGGTCCTGTTTTCGCCTTAGTGCTCGGTACAGTTGA
This window encodes:
- the zgc:112416 gene encoding uncharacterized protein C21orf58, whose amino-acid sequence is MPRFQHDGSMIDQMTRLKLKLLEKRLDNKKHNMDDRAESAQSARSYDGQFDQLYRALRRKQDLLQRLREQHMLEDLHRPHTWEGSQRPYKSHFFRAPQPPPSLPLYQPAPVLPSLPPQPPAPPQPPRIIQQTIPQQPATIIQQLPQQQPLITQIPPPQPFPVTRSGSIKEDMVELMLMQNAQMHQIIMHNMMLKAMPPMSLSQPGSSSHCAHPNTYQDSFQGNTIFLRPDIKPRGSAVHHHHHYDPNPAASQLPPISHPAWIPGVPSVSAGQAGGHPPSIHHVTSPFTLPPLKASHISL